In one window of Methanolobus mangrovi DNA:
- the guaA gene encoding glutamine-hydrolyzing GMP synthase: MVKVDKFIPKAIEKIQKQIDGPAIIALSGGVDSSVCAILAHRAIGDKLTPIYIDTGLMRKGETERIKEIFSDMNLQVVDAKDRFLSALAGIEDPEEKRKAVGETFIRVFEDEAKLLKAEYLIQGTIYPDRIESEGGIKSHHNVGGLPSVMDFKAIVEPIDDLYKDEVREVARALELPHEISERMPFPGPGLSVRIVGKVTEELVDAVREANAIVEEELVEQFHPWQTFAAIVGKGTGVKGDVRVHGWIVAVRAVGSRDGMTAEAMELPWNVLRKIESRITAEIPSVARVLYDLTPKPPATIEFE; this comes from the coding sequence ATGGTAAAAGTAGACAAATTCATTCCTAAAGCGATAGAAAAGATTCAGAAGCAGATCGATGGTCCTGCCATTATAGCACTTTCCGGAGGCGTGGACAGTTCAGTTTGTGCTATCCTCGCACATCGTGCTATTGGTGATAAGCTGACGCCTATCTACATAGACACTGGCCTTATGCGAAAAGGTGAAACTGAGAGAATAAAGGAAATTTTCTCAGATATGAATCTTCAGGTAGTAGATGCAAAGGACCGTTTCCTTTCAGCACTTGCAGGTATCGAGGACCCTGAAGAAAAGCGTAAGGCAGTCGGTGAAACCTTTATACGTGTCTTTGAGGATGAAGCAAAATTACTCAAAGCCGAATATCTAATTCAGGGAACCATTTATCCTGACAGGATCGAATCTGAGGGTGGTATAAAATCACACCACAACGTAGGCGGTCTTCCTTCAGTTATGGATTTCAAGGCAATCGTGGAACCAATAGATGATCTGTATAAGGATGAGGTCCGTGAGGTTGCTCGTGCACTGGAACTCCCTCATGAGATCTCCGAAAGGATGCCTTTCCCCGGTCCCGGTCTTTCAGTAAGGATTGTCGGCAAGGTCACTGAGGAGCTTGTAGATGCCGTAAGAGAAGCCAATGCAATTGTTGAGGAAGAGCTTGTAGAGCAATTCCACCCATGGCAGACCTTTGCTGCAATAGTTGGTAAGGGCACCGGCGTTAAAGGCGATGTGAGGGTACACGGCTGGATAGTTGCTGTAAGGGCAGTAGGTTCTAGAGACGGCATGACTGCAGAAGCAATGGAGCTTCCATGGAATGTTCTTAGAAAGATCGAATCAAGGATAACTGCAGAAATACCATCTGTTGCAAGGGTTCTGTATGACCTGACTCCAAAACCACCAGCTACAATTGAATTCGAGTGA
- the hxlA gene encoding 3-hexulose-6-phosphate synthase: MSKGDHIKPIIQVALDLLETDRAIQIAKESLEGGADWIEVGTPLIKSEGMDAIRELRKNFPDRIIIADMKIADTGSMEVEMGAKAGADIVVVLASADNSTILEAIRAGKKYGVKIMADLISCNDPVARSIELEKLGVDYINVHAGIDQQMEGHDSLAIMKKVVEQVSIPVAVAGGLDASSCSEAVASGAKIVIVGGSIVRSSNVTASAKAIRKSVDSPSSAPVLKSSPADEIRKILEDVSTSNISDAMHRKGAMQDIFSMMPGKKMIGTAVTVQTFKGDWAKAVEAIDEAKEGDVIVIYNGSRHVAPWGGLATLSCLNKGIAGVVVDGAVRDIDEIRKIGLPVFATCNVPNAGEPKGFGEINSEIVCGNQSVSPGDYIIGDDNGVVVIPKERAYEIARRAKEVEKTEQRLFEEIRRGSTLSEVMKLKKWEKH, from the coding sequence ATTTCCAAAGGTGATCATATCAAACCAATCATTCAGGTAGCTCTTGACCTCTTAGAAACGGATCGGGCAATACAGATAGCGAAAGAATCCCTTGAGGGAGGTGCGGACTGGATAGAAGTCGGAACACCGCTCATAAAAAGCGAGGGCATGGATGCTATAAGGGAGCTCAGGAAGAACTTTCCTGACCGGATAATTATCGCAGATATGAAAATAGCAGATACTGGTTCCATGGAAGTTGAAATGGGTGCCAAAGCAGGTGCTGATATTGTTGTTGTACTTGCCAGCGCTGATAATTCCACCATTCTGGAGGCGATACGTGCCGGAAAAAAATATGGTGTGAAGATAATGGCAGACCTGATATCTTGTAATGATCCGGTTGCCCGCAGTATCGAACTGGAGAAGTTAGGGGTAGATTACATTAATGTGCATGCTGGCATCGACCAGCAGATGGAAGGCCATGACTCACTTGCCATAATGAAAAAAGTAGTGGAACAGGTGAGTATCCCGGTTGCTGTTGCAGGCGGGCTGGATGCCAGTTCCTGCTCTGAAGCTGTGGCTTCTGGCGCGAAGATCGTGATAGTTGGGGGAAGTATTGTCCGCTCGTCCAATGTGACCGCTTCAGCAAAGGCCATCCGGAAAAGTGTGGATTCTCCTTCTTCTGCACCTGTGTTGAAAAGTTCGCCTGCTGATGAGATCCGCAAGATACTGGAGGATGTTTCAACTTCCAATATTTCAGATGCCATGCACCGTAAAGGAGCTATGCAGGATATATTCTCCATGATGCCCGGCAAAAAAATGATTGGTACTGCGGTTACTGTCCAGACTTTCAAAGGTGACTGGGCCAAGGCCGTTGAGGCCATAGATGAGGCAAAGGAAGGGGACGTGATTGTCATCTATAATGGCAGCAGGCATGTTGCTCCATGGGGTGGCCTTGCAACCCTGAGCTGCCTTAACAAGGGTATAGCGGGTGTTGTCGTTGATGGGGCGGTAAGGGATATAGATGAGATTCGTAAAATAGGGTTACCTGTATTTGCAACGTGTAATGTTCCGAATGCAGGAGAACCCAAAGGTTTTGGTGAAATCAATTCTGAAATTGTCTGCGGGAACCAGTCCGTAAGTCCGGGTGATTATATCATAGGGGATGACAATGGTGTAGTGGTAATCCCAAAGGAACGTGCCTATGAGATTGCAAGACGCGCAAAGGAAGTTGAGAAGACAGAACAGCGTCTTTTCGAGGAGATTCGCAGAGGATCAACTCTGTCAGAGGTCATGAAACTTAAGAAATGGGAGAAACACTGA
- a CDS encoding DUF5788 family protein: MTENKEISDQERQILLNRLHKCLFWVGEQIPSKICIKGREVNLHEVVWEIVNKAKLDHDDLKNIDCFLELLRDKEKEYEECLEHEHLNCDEAKELFDRAAGVMRAIMDLKELTISSKRKVIFKNRHICKDVSTDEWDALTEDINKNER, translated from the coding sequence ATGACTGAAAACAAAGAGATATCCGATCAGGAACGACAAATATTGCTGAACAGGCTTCACAAGTGTCTTTTCTGGGTAGGAGAACAGATTCCCAGTAAGATATGCATCAAAGGAAGAGAGGTAAACCTTCATGAAGTGGTATGGGAAATCGTCAATAAAGCAAAACTGGATCATGATGACCTGAAAAACATAGATTGTTTTTTAGAGCTCTTGCGTGATAAAGAAAAGGAATACGAGGAATGCCTCGAACATGAACATCTGAACTGTGACGAGGCAAAAGAACTCTTTGACAGGGCTGCCGGTGTTATGCGAGCTATTATGGACCTAAAGGAACTGACGATATCATCTAAAAGAAAAGTCATTTTCAAAAACCGGCATATCTGCAAAGATGTGAGTACAGATGAGTGGGATGCGTTGACAGAAGATATAAACAAAAATGAGCGCTGA
- the mptA gene encoding GTP cyclohydrolase MptA, translating into MEVPVVKLPDIQANKPQIPINLTRVGVTNVKKLVQIKRKDKRPVILICTFDIFVDLPSHLKGANLSRNFEAVDEVLEKAVNMPVYEIEQLCSDVAQSLLTRHEYASRAEVILKSEYVVKRESPATKMECQEVVEIFAEAIAMRDDVERMAVKKLIGAEVVGMTACPCAQEIMRDNARKELENIGVEGQHIAEFLHRVPMATHNQRGRGIISIEVEGNVFVSLEKIIEIIEGSMSSSVFELLKRSDEAMVVQTAHNNPKFVEDCVRTMAKNVVKGFEHLPDEAIITIKQINEESIHRHNAFAERVATIGDLRLEISQDA; encoded by the coding sequence ATGGAAGTCCCGGTTGTCAAACTACCAGATATACAGGCTAACAAGCCCCAGATACCTATTAACCTGACACGTGTCGGCGTTACTAATGTTAAAAAACTAGTGCAGATCAAGAGGAAGGACAAACGTCCTGTTATTCTGATATGTACTTTTGATATCTTCGTTGACCTTCCTTCTCATTTGAAGGGAGCTAATCTGTCACGCAATTTTGAGGCAGTAGACGAAGTACTTGAAAAAGCAGTCAACATGCCTGTTTATGAAATTGAACAGCTGTGCAGCGATGTTGCCCAGAGTCTCCTGACTCGTCATGAATATGCGAGCCGTGCTGAGGTCATTCTTAAAAGTGAGTATGTGGTCAAGAGGGAGTCCCCTGCTACCAAGATGGAATGTCAGGAAGTCGTGGAAATATTCGCAGAAGCAATTGCCATGCGTGACGATGTTGAGAGAATGGCCGTTAAGAAGCTCATTGGTGCTGAGGTAGTGGGAATGACCGCATGCCCCTGCGCTCAGGAGATCATGAGGGATAACGCAAGAAAGGAGCTGGAGAATATTGGTGTTGAAGGGCAGCATATCGCAGAATTCCTTCACAGGGTTCCAATGGCCACTCACAACCAGCGTGGACGCGGCATAATCTCCATAGAAGTGGAAGGTAATGTTTTCGTGTCACTTGAGAAAATCATTGAGATCATTGAAGGGTCCATGAGTTCCAGTGTATTTGAGCTTTTGAAGCGCTCTGATGAAGCAATGGTTGTTCAGACTGCCCATAATAATCCTAAATTTGTGGAAGATTGTGTAAGAACAATGGCAAAGAATGTTGTCAAAGGGTTTGAACACCTTCCTGATGAGGCAATTATTACGATCAAGCAGATCAATGAGGAAAGTATACACAGGCACAATGCTTTCGCCGAAAGGGTTGCAACCATTGGTGACCTGCGTCTGGAAATATCCCAGGATGCTTAA
- a CDS encoding DUF2098 domain-containing protein, which produces MADSKTIEALDMGGNPIVIDSVVRYLNTGTVGKVIDLKEDEDGIWVLVDATGLYYKPETLVIADVSDLKEERAERSSIADAESYMRTYGGGDDGIADVGQVTGGG; this is translated from the coding sequence GTGGCAGATTCTAAAACTATCGAAGCACTGGACATGGGCGGAAACCCAATTGTAATTGACTCTGTAGTAAGATACCTGAATACCGGTACAGTTGGAAAGGTTATCGATCTTAAGGAAGATGAGGACGGCATCTGGGTACTTGTGGACGCTACGGGTCTTTACTATAAACCCGAAACACTTGTTATTGCAGATGTCAGTGATCTTAAAGAAGAAAGGGCCGAACGCAGTTCCATTGCAGATGCTGAATCCTATATGCGTACCTATGGTGGTGGCGATGACGGCATTGCGGATGTTGGACAGGTAACTGGCGGAGGTTAA
- a CDS encoding A24 family peptidase C-terminal domain-containing protein — MIEILKVLACMPFLLYACYADIKTRRVANEVWVMMFGVGFIFIVYDLMTYGFPYLIRNILSFIFIFAFVYMLFQFGAFGGADAKVLMVISLIIPTYPLITIGSTSLPLDGVPLINLFAFSVFGNSIILTIIVPIGLFLYNLIKNPSESLKRPLYMFIGYITPISKLEKGHFRMIESYSRTKAGIEFKFSRSGTELTSNVISELKGYQKEGKVKDGVWITPGLPFMIPITAGFITAVVFGDLIFYLTIQFMMM, encoded by the coding sequence ATGATCGAAATACTGAAAGTTCTTGCATGCATGCCTTTTTTACTGTATGCCTGTTATGCTGATATTAAAACCCGCCGTGTAGCAAATGAAGTATGGGTCATGATGTTCGGTGTCGGATTCATCTTTATAGTGTACGATCTCATGACATACGGATTTCCATATCTTATACGCAACATCCTATCATTCATATTCATCTTTGCTTTTGTGTACATGCTTTTCCAGTTTGGTGCCTTCGGAGGAGCGGATGCAAAGGTGTTGATGGTCATTTCGCTGATTATCCCTACGTACCCGCTTATTACGATAGGTTCAACTTCACTTCCGCTTGATGGAGTTCCGTTAATCAACTTGTTTGCATTCAGCGTGTTTGGGAATTCTATAATACTCACGATTATAGTTCCTATTGGGCTGTTCCTGTACAACCTGATAAAAAATCCATCGGAGTCGCTGAAGCGTCCCCTCTATATGTTCATAGGTTACATCACACCGATCTCAAAGCTGGAAAAAGGGCATTTCCGTATGATCGAGTCATATAGCAGGACAAAGGCCGGTATCGAGTTCAAATTCTCAAGGTCAGGTACTGAACTTACATCTAACGTTATTTCAGAGCTGAAAGGCTACCAGAAAGAAGGTAAAGTGAAGGATGGTGTGTGGATAACTCCCGGACTCCCATTTATGATTCCTATAACTGCCGGTTTTATTACTGCAGTTGTATTCGGTGACCTCATATTTTACCTTACAATTCAATTCATGATGATGTGA
- a CDS encoding non-histone chromosomal MC1 family protein: MSETRNFVLRDKKGNEHGVFTGKQPRQAALKVANRGKGTKKKPDDIRLRERGTKKVHVFKGWKEMVDAPKNKPDWMPDKINKPFVKKVGIEKLEKV; the protein is encoded by the coding sequence ATGTCTGAAACAAGAAATTTTGTGTTAAGAGACAAGAAAGGAAATGAACATGGGGTATTCACTGGAAAACAGCCAAGACAGGCTGCTTTGAAGGTTGCAAACAGAGGAAAAGGAACTAAAAAGAAGCCAGATGACATCAGGCTTCGTGAGCGTGGAACAAAGAAAGTCCATGTGTTCAAAGGCTGGAAAGAAATGGTCGATGCACCAAAGAACAAGCCAGACTGGATGCCTGACAAGATCAACAAGCCATTTGTTAAGAAAGTCGGTATCGAAAAGCTCGAGAAAGTCTGA
- the pyrI gene encoding aspartate carbamoyltransferase regulatory subunit: protein MTDIETELRVRRIENGTVIDHITAGKALNVLKILGLPDSSHGVVSVLINSHGEYGKKDVVKIENRELKVKEVDRIALIAPNATINIIRNFNVTSKNKVHIPSFVEDVVECINPNCISNSDEPITSKFKVDTENACLKLRCFYCGRVISENIAEQLL, encoded by the coding sequence ATGACTGACATCGAAACAGAACTAAGGGTGCGCAGGATAGAGAATGGAACTGTTATAGACCACATCACTGCAGGAAAAGCACTGAATGTACTAAAAATACTCGGACTGCCGGATTCATCCCACGGAGTTGTAAGTGTCCTGATCAACTCGCATGGAGAATACGGGAAAAAAGACGTTGTAAAAATTGAGAATCGTGAGCTTAAGGTTAAAGAGGTTGACAGAATAGCACTTATCGCACCTAACGCAACGATCAATATTATACGCAACTTCAATGTAACAAGCAAGAATAAGGTGCATATACCCTCTTTTGTAGAAGACGTTGTGGAATGCATAAACCCTAATTGCATTTCCAATAGTGATGAACCAATTACTTCTAAATTCAAAGTGGATACGGAAAATGCATGCCTGAAACTCAGATGTTTTTACTGTGGCCGGGTGATTTCAGAAAATATTGCAGAGCAATTACTATAG
- the argB gene encoding acetylglutamate kinase, with amino-acid sequence MTLNRENVLIEALPYIRDFHDSVMVIKVGGHAMVNPEVMSDIIQDIVLLRFVGIHPIIVHGGGPEISEKMKRMGKESQFVGGLRVTDDETLEIARMVLVGNINTEIVALIGKHGAKGIGLSGKDGKMIIAKKKPFQKIMIENVEHEVDLGWVGDTEIINPELLNILIREGYIPVISPIAMDISGKALNINADTVAGDIAAALKAKKLILMTDVPGLLRDINDRSSRISRVAIDEIDDMVDSGLISGGMIPKMRSAACSVTSGVEKIHIIDGSVSHSILLELFTDTGIGTMVYKKEDE; translated from the coding sequence ATGACACTTAATCGAGAGAATGTACTGATCGAAGCATTGCCATACATAAGGGACTTCCACGATTCAGTAATGGTGATAAAAGTCGGTGGCCACGCAATGGTCAATCCCGAGGTGATGAGTGACATCATACAGGATATCGTCCTTCTGAGATTTGTAGGGATACACCCCATCATAGTCCATGGCGGCGGACCTGAAATCTCTGAAAAGATGAAGCGCATGGGAAAAGAGTCCCAGTTTGTCGGCGGACTGCGAGTTACAGATGATGAAACACTTGAGATCGCGCGCATGGTCCTTGTAGGCAACATAAATACAGAGATCGTCGCACTCATCGGAAAACATGGTGCTAAAGGAATCGGACTCTCAGGAAAAGATGGGAAGATGATCATAGCAAAGAAAAAGCCATTCCAGAAAATCATGATTGAAAATGTAGAACATGAAGTGGACCTCGGATGGGTCGGAGATACGGAAATAATCAACCCCGAACTGCTTAACATCCTCATTCGTGAAGGCTACATACCAGTCATATCACCAATTGCTATGGATATCAGCGGCAAAGCACTTAATATAAATGCAGATACCGTTGCAGGCGACATTGCAGCTGCACTGAAGGCCAAGAAACTCATCCTCATGACCGATGTGCCCGGATTACTGAGAGACATCAATGACAGAAGCTCACGCATATCAAGGGTTGCAATTGATGAAATTGATGACATGGTAGACAGCGGATTGATCTCAGGAGGGATGATACCTAAGATGAGAAGTGCCGCATGTTCAGTAACAAGCGGAGTTGAGAAAATACACATAATAGACGGAAGTGTATCACACTCCATTCTGCTTGAACTGTTCACAGATACCGGAATCGGTACAATGGTCTACAAAAAAGAAGATGAGTGA
- the recQ gene encoding DNA helicase RecQ — MHKTLRKYFGYSDFRPLQEDIINDVLNDRDTFVLMPTGGGKSLCYQIPALLKDGITVVVSPLISLMKDQVDSLKENGVDAAYLNSTLKPAESRRIYEELKRGEIKILYVAPERLTMSSTITLLKSLNVSLFAIDESHCISEWGHDFRPEYRRLNFLKKKFPEVPIVALTATATPKVREDTINQLGIKHGKTYIASFDRANLFYRVRAKKDTYDNLLQYLRKKRGESGIIYCQSRKTVDSLTNKLKKDGFNALPYHAGLKDTQRAKNQEMFIKDRVDIIVATIAFGMGIDKPNVRFVIHYDLPKNLESYYQETGRGGRDGLECECVLFFSHGDRYKIEYFIKQKDKKEERDIALKQLSEMVDYCESNICRRKVLLRYFGEETQEDNCGKCDVCLQPRIEVDGTNDAKLLINCIKELDQRFGMNHVIDVLTGSRAKKITDKKHHLLKHFGQGDMYTKATWLDMTRDMVRQDVIKVEGARYPLLKLNSKSEEVLSGKRMVTFTRSEDDECQADYEPVEFVPEKMERAERPASASHRKVSNDPDGELFDKLKELRVLLAQMQDVPPYIVFADTSLRQMASRKPRTSEELLKITGVGEYKLKKYGDRFLKEIERHCEELEENEKAPVKKKLPEPGIQKKTASRATPPSTPKPKLEKEMLLRTMDALQDELVKMIKDKLGGVFSDEEIRMAYQSLIRDDSTK, encoded by the coding sequence ATGCATAAGACCCTCCGGAAGTACTTTGGATATTCTGATTTTCGTCCCCTTCAGGAAGACATCATTAACGATGTCCTTAATGACAGGGACACTTTTGTGCTTATGCCAACTGGCGGAGGCAAGTCACTTTGCTACCAGATTCCGGCCCTGCTCAAAGATGGCATTACAGTAGTTGTTTCACCCCTTATATCCCTCATGAAGGACCAGGTCGACAGCCTCAAGGAAAACGGTGTCGATGCAGCATACCTTAACAGTACCCTGAAACCTGCAGAATCCAGGAGAATATATGAGGAACTGAAAAGGGGCGAGATAAAGATACTGTATGTGGCCCCTGAAAGGCTGACAATGTCAAGTACCATCACGCTTCTGAAAAGCCTGAATGTCAGTCTTTTCGCAATTGACGAGAGTCATTGCATTTCTGAGTGGGGGCATGATTTCAGGCCAGAGTATCGAAGACTCAATTTCCTGAAGAAAAAGTTCCCTGAAGTACCTATCGTTGCACTTACCGCAACAGCTACACCAAAAGTCAGGGAAGACACCATTAATCAGCTTGGTATCAAGCACGGCAAAACATATATTGCAAGTTTTGATCGTGCAAACCTTTTCTACCGTGTCAGAGCAAAGAAGGACACATATGATAATTTACTCCAATACCTGAGAAAGAAGAGAGGAGAAAGCGGTATAATCTACTGCCAGAGTCGCAAGACAGTTGACAGTCTTACTAATAAACTCAAAAAAGACGGCTTCAATGCCCTCCCATACCATGCCGGCCTTAAAGACACCCAGCGAGCAAAGAACCAGGAGATGTTCATAAAGGACAGAGTCGATATCATCGTTGCCACCATTGCCTTTGGAATGGGAATCGACAAACCCAATGTCCGTTTTGTTATCCACTACGACCTGCCTAAAAACCTTGAAAGCTATTACCAGGAAACAGGCAGAGGTGGAAGGGATGGCCTTGAATGTGAATGTGTGCTTTTTTTCAGTCACGGTGACAGGTACAAGATAGAGTATTTCATCAAACAGAAGGACAAGAAGGAAGAGAGGGACATCGCCCTTAAGCAACTCAGCGAAATGGTGGACTACTGTGAAAGCAATATCTGTCGCAGGAAAGTGTTGCTCAGGTATTTCGGAGAAGAGACACAGGAAGATAATTGCGGGAAATGTGATGTCTGCCTCCAGCCACGTATAGAGGTTGACGGAACCAATGATGCGAAACTGCTTATCAATTGTATAAAGGAACTTGACCAGAGATTTGGCATGAATCATGTCATTGATGTGCTTACAGGTAGCCGGGCAAAGAAGATCACAGACAAGAAACATCATCTTCTCAAACACTTTGGCCAGGGCGACATGTACACTAAAGCCACCTGGCTGGATATGACCCGGGACATGGTCAGGCAGGATGTTATCAAAGTGGAAGGTGCACGTTACCCACTCCTCAAACTAAACAGCAAGAGTGAGGAAGTCCTGTCCGGCAAGCGAATGGTGACATTTACAAGAAGTGAGGATGATGAATGCCAGGCAGATTATGAACCAGTGGAATTTGTACCGGAAAAGATGGAAAGAGCTGAGCGGCCAGCTTCTGCTTCACACAGGAAGGTCAGCAATGACCCTGACGGGGAGCTTTTTGATAAACTGAAAGAACTGCGTGTATTACTGGCCCAAATGCAGGATGTTCCTCCATATATCGTATTTGCTGACACTAGCCTTCGGCAAATGGCTTCCCGAAAGCCCAGAACCAGTGAAGAACTGCTGAAAATTACCGGTGTTGGAGAATACAAGCTCAAGAAGTACGGAGATCGCTTCCTGAAAGAGATTGAAAGACATTGTGAAGAACTGGAAGAAAATGAGAAGGCACCAGTTAAAAAGAAACTTCCTGAACCAGGCATCCAGAAGAAAACGGCCAGCAGGGCCACACCGCCATCAACTCCGAAACCAAAGCTTGAAAAGGAAATGTTACTCAGGACAATGGATGCTCTTCAGGATGAACTTGTAAAAATGATAAAAGATAAACTGGGCGGGGTTTTTTCCGACGAGGAAATAAGAATGGCGTATCAATCCCTTATCAGGGATGATAGCACGAAATAG
- the pyrB gene encoding aspartate carbamoyltransferase: MKFKEQHIISMREFSREMIDHILDAAEKMEPIAHGKQKSDLLAGKVLAVLFFEPSTRTRMSFETAMLRLGGDVLNLGSVDASSIAKGETLADTIRVVDGYVDAIVLRHPKEGAAQLASEFAKVPILNAGDGAGHHPTQTLLDLYTIRRESHLDGLKIALAGDLKYGRTVHSLCYALSLYGAQITLISPKELRMPDEIISDIIARGAKIIETDSIEDAINDVDVLYMTRIQKERFPDPAEYQKVANKLKITIETLKDVKPELKIMHPLPRVNEIDTKIDDTPHACYFKQAFYGVPVRMALLGLVLGAIE; this comes from the coding sequence ATGAAATTCAAGGAACAACATATCATTTCCATGAGGGAATTCTCCAGGGAAATGATCGATCATATCCTCGATGCTGCTGAAAAGATGGAGCCCATTGCACACGGGAAACAGAAATCAGACCTGCTTGCCGGAAAAGTTCTTGCAGTCCTTTTTTTTGAACCAAGTACAAGAACCAGAATGTCCTTTGAGACTGCAATGTTGCGGCTTGGAGGAGATGTTCTGAATCTTGGATCAGTGGATGCAAGTTCCATAGCCAAGGGAGAAACGCTTGCAGATACCATCAGAGTTGTTGATGGGTATGTGGATGCTATCGTATTACGTCACCCAAAAGAAGGAGCTGCACAGCTTGCATCCGAGTTTGCAAAAGTACCAATCCTTAATGCAGGAGACGGGGCAGGCCATCATCCAACGCAGACGCTGCTTGACCTTTACACCATCAGGCGTGAAAGCCATCTTGATGGATTGAAAATTGCACTTGCCGGTGACCTGAAATATGGAAGGACGGTACATTCCCTTTGTTATGCGTTATCCCTTTACGGTGCGCAAATAACACTGATATCCCCAAAGGAACTTCGTATGCCGGATGAGATAATCAGCGACATAATAGCAAGGGGTGCAAAGATCATTGAAACTGATTCCATTGAGGATGCCATCAATGATGTTGACGTGCTTTACATGACGCGCATACAAAAGGAAAGATTCCCGGATCCTGCGGAGTATCAAAAGGTTGCTAACAAGCTTAAAATAACAATTGAAACTTTAAAAGATGTGAAACCTGAATTAAAGATCATGCATCCGTTGCCAAGGGTCAATGAGATAGATACAAAAATTGATGACACGCCACATGCATGTTATTTCAAACAGGCATTCTATGGAGTACCTGTACGTATGGCGCTTTTGGGACTGGTTTTAGGGGCTATAGAATGA
- a CDS encoding archaeosine biosynthesis radical SAM protein RaSEA, with the protein MSLNKAVLDIRNRQKVKPSRSDEPAAVWTGKDLLGTEQVDTITIIFKTSGCWWGKAGGCTMCGYVYDSAQTAPSDDDLMAQLSRAMRKASDFETFMVKIFTSGSFLDTNEIPLEVRHRILSELDADERVVKVLAETRPEFVTEESVKDCVSTLKNTAFEVAMGLETSSDTIRKQSINKGFTFKNFTDAATAARANGATVKSYLMLKPLFLSEKEALEDIVKTVRDAAEYSDTFSINLCNVQRGTFVEYLWERKQYRPPWLWSIVDILQRTKKEFPDMIITSDPVGAGSKRGPRNCRECSHAVADAIRLFSLTQDLSCLEHLSCDCKDLWEQVLELDDHSFGSPILD; encoded by the coding sequence ATGTCACTAAATAAAGCAGTTCTTGATATCCGTAATCGTCAGAAGGTAAAACCCTCTCGTTCCGATGAGCCTGCTGCTGTGTGGACCGGGAAGGACCTTCTCGGCACTGAGCAGGTAGACACCATCACGATTATCTTTAAGACATCCGGATGCTGGTGGGGTAAGGCAGGAGGCTGTACCATGTGCGGCTATGTCTATGATAGTGCCCAGACCGCTCCGTCTGATGATGACTTGATGGCCCAGCTTTCACGGGCAATGAGGAAAGCCTCTGACTTTGAGACATTCATGGTCAAGATATTCACTTCAGGCAGTTTCCTTGATACGAACGAGATTCCTCTTGAGGTGAGGCACAGGATACTGAGTGAACTTGATGCTGATGAAAGGGTCGTAAAAGTACTGGCTGAAACGCGTCCGGAATTTGTAACTGAGGAAAGTGTAAAGGATTGTGTAAGTACTCTCAAGAACACGGCATTTGAAGTTGCAATGGGTCTTGAGACAAGTTCGGATACAATTCGCAAACAATCCATCAACAAAGGTTTTACTTTCAAGAACTTCACCGATGCTGCCACTGCCGCAAGAGCAAATGGTGCAACAGTAAAATCCTATCTCATGTTAAAGCCGCTATTCCTGTCAGAGAAAGAGGCATTGGAAGATATTGTTAAAACCGTGCGTGATGCTGCTGAGTATTCGGATACGTTCTCCATTAATCTCTGTAACGTCCAGCGTGGCACATTTGTGGAATATCTCTGGGAAAGGAAGCAGTACCGTCCTCCCTGGTTATGGAGTATCGTGGATATATTGCAGAGGACAAAGAAAGAGTTCCCTGATATGATAATCACATCCGATCCTGTGGGTGCAGGTTCAAAAAGAGGTCCTCGTAACTGCAGGGAATGCAGTCATGCCGTTGCAGATGCCATCAGGCTCTTCTCGCTCACACAGGACCTTTCCTGTCTTGAGCATCTTTCATGTGACTGTAAGGATCTGTGGGAGCAGGTTCTGGAACTTGATGACCACTCATTCGGCAGTCCTATACTGGACTAA